The following proteins are co-located in the Desmospora profundinema genome:
- the cls gene encoding cardiolipin synthase, producing the protein MDLITILLGTVLVLNILLATAIIFLERRDVSSTWAWLMVLYFIPVFGFLLYLLLGRKLSKQKIFTWDKQIHVLLLEAVHTQKMELGNGALRKKDPLWQEYKELILMHLNNDQAVLAQKNQVEIFTDGREKFDALLKDLESAQHHIHLIYYIIRHDDLGKRLAEVLTRKAREGVQVRMIYDDLGSRRLSKKFIQQIREAGGEIEAFFPAVLPLINLRLNYRNHRKLVVIDGKTGYIGGFNIGNEYLGLNPRFGYWRDTHLRIQGDAVHQIQSRFILDWNQASHHDISYQDNYYPNPASAGEIGVQIVSSGPDSEWEQIKNGYIKMILSAKRYVYIQTPYFIPDHSLLDALRIACLSGIDVRIMIPNKPDHPFVYWATYSHVGDLLQAGGKIYIYENGFLHAKTIVVDGKIASVGSANIDMRSFRLNFEVNAFLYHAGIAQQLADIFQADMLQSTPLTWEDYLQRPYKIRFKESISRLLSPIL; encoded by the coding sequence TTGGACCTGATTACGATCTTGTTGGGGACCGTACTGGTCTTAAACATTTTGCTTGCAACCGCTATCATCTTTCTCGAACGGCGGGATGTCAGCTCCACATGGGCCTGGTTGATGGTCCTTTATTTCATCCCGGTGTTTGGGTTTTTGTTGTACTTGTTGCTCGGCAGAAAATTGAGCAAGCAAAAAATCTTCACCTGGGATAAACAGATTCACGTCCTGCTGCTGGAGGCTGTACATACACAAAAGATGGAGCTGGGAAACGGTGCACTTCGGAAGAAAGATCCTCTCTGGCAAGAGTATAAAGAATTGATTCTGATGCATTTAAACAACGATCAGGCAGTCTTAGCCCAGAAAAATCAGGTTGAGATTTTTACGGATGGGCGGGAAAAGTTCGATGCCTTGCTGAAGGATTTGGAGAGTGCCCAACACCACATTCACCTGATTTACTACATCATTCGCCATGATGATCTCGGGAAGCGATTGGCCGAGGTGTTGACGCGAAAGGCGCGTGAAGGGGTACAGGTGAGAATGATCTACGATGATTTGGGCTCCCGCAGGCTTAGTAAGAAATTTATCCAGCAGATCCGTGAAGCCGGAGGAGAGATCGAGGCGTTCTTCCCTGCGGTGCTTCCCTTGATCAATTTGCGGCTGAATTACCGCAACCACCGAAAACTGGTGGTGATCGATGGGAAAACCGGCTATATCGGGGGGTTCAACATCGGAAATGAGTATCTGGGACTTAATCCTCGTTTCGGGTATTGGCGGGATACGCATCTACGGATACAGGGAGATGCCGTCCACCAGATTCAATCCCGCTTCATTCTCGATTGGAATCAAGCCTCCCACCACGATATCTCTTACCAGGACAATTACTATCCCAATCCGGCTTCAGCGGGGGAGATCGGGGTACAAATCGTTTCCAGCGGACCCGATTCCGAGTGGGAGCAGATAAAAAATGGTTATATCAAAATGATTTTGTCCGCCAAGCGTTATGTGTATATCCAGACCCCTTACTTCATTCCGGACCACAGCTTGTTGGATGCCTTGCGGATCGCTTGTCTGTCGGGAATCGATGTGCGGATCATGATCCCCAATAAGCCGGATCATCCCTTTGTGTATTGGGCCACCTATTCCCATGTAGGGGATCTGTTGCAAGCCGGTGGGAAAATCTACATTTACGAAAACGGATTTCTCCATGCCAAAACGATTGTGGTGGATGGAAAAATCGCGTCCGTGGGGTCGGCCAACATCGATATGCGCAGTTTCCGATTGAATTTTGAGGTGAATGCGTTTTTGTATCATGCCGGAATTGCACAGCAGTTGGCAGATATTTTTCAAGCGGATATGCTTCAATCCACTCCGCTGACGTGGGAAGATTACCTGCAGCGTCCGTACAAAATCCGCTTTAAGGAGTCCATCTCCCGCCTGTTGTCGCCGATTTTATAG
- the glmS gene encoding glutamine--fructose-6-phosphate transaminase (isomerizing): MCGIVGYIGPKQAQNILLEGLRKLEYRGYDSAGLAVYQNGKLDVQKTKGPLKALEQRLSHHPLSGELGIGHTRWATHGKPSDENSHPHVDQSQEFSVVHNGIIENYIELKEKLQAKGYPFTSETDTEVIAHLLADLWDGDLVSTVRKAVKQMEGAYALAIASVKEPDKLVAVRLASPLIVGVGEGENFIASDIPAILEHTRNVYVLEDGEMAVITRDGVSLFTTDGAPVNREQMRVTWDAVTAEKAGYDHFMLKEIFEQPKAIRDTLAGRIKDGVVDLAQDISFTEEDLKGIDKIHFVACGTAYHAGLMGKSVVEKLVRIPVEVDVASEYRYRDPIITPSTLVVVVSQSGETADTLAALREAKKAGAKVLGITNVVGSSVSREADQVLMTWAGPEIAVASTKAYTSQLIAIYLFSLHLARVRGSLDAAELKAYTTALLNLPEQAQTILEEADAIRPFAEGIAKHDNLFFIGRGLDYAVVMEGSLKLKEISYIHSEAYAAGELKHGTLALIEDDIPVIALATQKAVFEKMVSNIIEVKARGAHVLGIGLQGDTELGKSVDETLTIPETLPLLTPVLAVIPLQLLSYYASVARGLNVDKPRNLAKSVTVE, from the coding sequence ATGTGTGGAATCGTCGGTTATATCGGGCCGAAGCAGGCTCAAAACATCTTGTTGGAAGGTCTTCGCAAACTAGAATACCGCGGATATGATTCGGCAGGGCTGGCCGTCTATCAAAACGGGAAGCTGGATGTCCAAAAAACAAAGGGACCGCTGAAGGCTTTGGAACAGCGACTGTCCCATCACCCTCTTTCCGGCGAGCTGGGAATCGGACACACCCGTTGGGCGACTCACGGCAAACCGTCTGATGAGAACTCCCATCCCCATGTGGACCAGTCCCAGGAATTTTCTGTCGTCCATAACGGGATTATTGAAAACTACATCGAACTGAAAGAAAAGTTGCAAGCCAAAGGCTATCCCTTCACCTCGGAAACGGATACCGAAGTGATCGCTCATCTGCTGGCCGACCTGTGGGACGGAGATCTGGTCTCCACGGTGCGCAAGGCCGTCAAACAGATGGAAGGGGCGTATGCCTTGGCCATCGCCAGCGTGAAAGAGCCGGATAAACTGGTGGCGGTTCGCCTGGCCAGCCCGCTGATCGTGGGTGTGGGCGAAGGGGAGAATTTCATCGCTTCCGACATTCCCGCCATCCTGGAACACACCCGCAACGTCTATGTGTTGGAAGATGGAGAGATGGCCGTAATCACCCGGGACGGTGTTTCTCTTTTCACCACCGACGGTGCACCGGTTAACCGCGAGCAGATGCGCGTCACCTGGGATGCTGTCACCGCCGAAAAAGCGGGCTACGACCACTTCATGCTGAAAGAGATCTTTGAGCAGCCCAAGGCGATCCGGGATACGCTGGCCGGGCGGATCAAGGACGGCGTTGTCGATTTAGCCCAAGACATTTCCTTTACGGAAGAAGACTTAAAAGGGATCGACAAGATTCATTTTGTCGCCTGCGGTACTGCCTACCATGCCGGGCTGATGGGTAAATCCGTCGTGGAGAAGCTGGTCCGCATTCCGGTGGAAGTGGATGTGGCATCGGAATACCGCTACCGCGATCCCATCATCACGCCGTCCACACTGGTGGTCGTGGTGAGCCAGTCCGGCGAAACCGCCGACACCTTGGCCGCTTTGCGGGAAGCCAAAAAAGCAGGAGCCAAAGTGTTGGGGATCACCAACGTCGTGGGCAGCTCCGTCTCCCGGGAAGCGGACCAAGTACTGATGACCTGGGCGGGTCCCGAGATCGCTGTGGCGTCTACCAAGGCCTATACATCCCAGCTGATTGCCATCTACCTGTTCAGCCTGCACCTGGCCCGCGTGCGGGGCAGCCTGGATGCTGCGGAACTAAAGGCGTATACCACGGCTCTTCTCAACCTGCCGGAGCAGGCACAGACGATTCTGGAGGAGGCGGACGCCATCCGTCCGTTTGCCGAAGGGATCGCCAAACACGACAACCTGTTCTTCATCGGACGCGGCCTCGACTACGCCGTCGTGATGGAAGGGTCCCTCAAACTGAAGGAGATCTCCTACATTCACTCCGAAGCCTACGCCGCCGGGGAGCTGAAACACGGCACCCTGGCCCTGATCGAAGACGATATCCCGGTGATCGCCCTGGCGACTCAAAAGGCCGTCTTTGAAAAAATGGTTTCCAACATTATCGAAGTGAAGGCCCGGGGGGCGCACGTCCTTGGAATCGGCCTCCAAGGCGATACGGAACTAGGCAAATCCGTGGACGAAACCCTCACCATCCCGGAAACCCTGCCCCTCCTCACCCCGGTCCTTGCCGTCATCCCGCTCCAGCTCCTCTCTTACTACGCCTCGGTGGCCCGCGGACTGAATGTGGATAAACCGCGCAACCTGGCGAAGAGCGTGACGGTGGAGTGA
- the glmM gene encoding phosphoglucosamine mutase: MGKHFGTDGVRGVANRELTPELAYRLGRAGALVLAGDIDGDSREKPRIVVGRDTRLSGEMLEAALIAGMMSMGVNVWLLGVVTTPGVAYLTRELGAQAGVMISASHNPFEDNGIKFFGSDGFKLSDEREERIEQLLASEDRMPRPTGAGIGRTTDKSKEVQRYLDHLRSTIQTDLCGMDIVVDCANGAASKWAPLLLRDLGADVTALHAEPDGVNINVGCGSTHPESLRKEVLQRGAHLGLAFDGDADRLIAVDETGELLDGDHILWICGEYLKEQGLLAHDTIVTTVMSNIGLYKATEAAGIHTEKTRVGDRYVMEAMRLGGYRLGGEQSGHIIFLDHIPTGDGILTALQLLQVVKEKATTLNQLASTMKKYPQILVNVRVDSKDGWDQNAAIANKIREVEQFLGDNGRVLVRPSGTEPLIRVMAEGPDEDELKKQVESIADVIRAELTPAAKNA; this comes from the coding sequence ATGGGTAAGCATTTTGGAACGGATGGTGTGCGGGGAGTAGCCAACCGGGAGCTGACGCCGGAGCTGGCCTATCGTCTGGGCCGGGCTGGAGCATTGGTACTGGCAGGGGACATCGATGGTGACAGCCGGGAAAAACCGCGGATTGTGGTCGGCAGAGATACCCGCTTATCGGGGGAGATGCTGGAGGCGGCATTGATTGCCGGTATGATGTCGATGGGAGTGAACGTGTGGCTGTTGGGTGTGGTCACCACACCCGGCGTAGCGTATCTGACCCGCGAATTGGGTGCTCAAGCCGGCGTGATGATCTCCGCGTCCCACAACCCTTTTGAGGACAACGGCATCAAGTTTTTCGGTTCCGACGGCTTTAAGCTTTCCGATGAACGGGAAGAGAGAATCGAACAACTGCTGGCCAGTGAAGACCGGATGCCCCGCCCCACCGGCGCCGGCATCGGCCGAACCACCGACAAATCCAAGGAAGTACAACGTTACTTGGATCATCTGCGGTCCACCATTCAAACGGATTTGTGCGGGATGGATATTGTGGTGGATTGTGCCAATGGAGCCGCCTCCAAATGGGCGCCGCTCCTTCTCCGGGATTTGGGTGCAGATGTAACCGCCCTGCATGCAGAACCCGACGGGGTAAACATCAACGTCGGCTGCGGCTCCACTCATCCGGAAAGCTTGCGTAAAGAAGTCTTGCAACGGGGGGCCCATCTGGGCCTGGCTTTTGACGGTGACGCCGACCGCCTGATTGCGGTGGATGAGACGGGCGAACTGTTGGACGGCGATCATATTCTATGGATCTGCGGAGAGTACCTGAAAGAACAGGGCCTCCTGGCTCATGATACCATCGTGACCACCGTCATGAGCAATATCGGCCTATACAAAGCAACCGAGGCCGCCGGCATTCATACCGAGAAAACCCGTGTGGGGGATCGTTATGTAATGGAGGCGATGCGTTTAGGGGGATACCGTTTGGGAGGAGAACAGTCGGGGCATATCATTTTCCTCGACCATATTCCCACAGGAGATGGAATTCTGACGGCTCTGCAGTTGTTGCAGGTGGTGAAAGAGAAGGCCACAACCCTCAATCAGCTGGCCTCCACTATGAAAAAATATCCGCAGATTCTGGTGAATGTCCGTGTCGACAGTAAAGACGGCTGGGATCAAAATGCGGCCATCGCAAACAAGATCCGGGAAGTGGAACAGTTCCTGGGGGATAACGGCCGCGTCCTAGTCCGCCCTTCGGGAACGGAACCGCTGATTCGTGTGATGGCGGAAGGACCCGATGAAGACGAACTGAAAAAACAGGTGGAATCGATTGCCGATGTCATCCGAGCGGAACTGACTCCGGCAGCAAAGAATGCATAA
- a CDS encoding CdaR family protein yields the protein MDKWLQNNTVVKLVAVVLAIMLWTSVNDASLRLPRDSNVANTISNVTLEARYDETRFELVEMPSSVNLTLRGSPFSLNLVSPDRYRAYVDLREMTEGKHTDVPVRLEGIPRNVEAQVRPARVDVVLEEKLQKEMPVEVEVIGKPEADYQLGEPVSTPNRVLVRGTEAQLNRVKAVKAVVNVAGAKDTIKETVSIQVYGEKGWMDGVEVTPEVVDVNVPIASPNAVVPLKMDIAEYPPKGYAINEIKTNIDKVTVYGSKRYVSALEVYTGPELDLSEAKSDRTFELPIPVTGGAAKVDPERVKIEVDIVKESKKRFSDVPIAIKGLKQGLEASFQEDETVDLTLLGASDRLDQVDQEDLEAFIDVSNLSAGEHEVPLQLNRPAYLRWDEEGQMITVRITR from the coding sequence ATGGATAAGTGGCTACAAAACAACACGGTCGTCAAGCTGGTTGCCGTTGTTTTAGCGATCATGTTGTGGACTTCGGTCAATGATGCCTCCCTTCGCCTGCCCCGTGATTCCAATGTGGCCAATACCATTTCCAATGTGACCCTGGAGGCGCGATATGACGAGACGCGCTTTGAATTGGTGGAGATGCCTTCCTCTGTCAACCTGACCCTGCGGGGAAGTCCATTCTCCCTCAATCTGGTTTCCCCGGATCGTTACCGGGCTTACGTGGACTTGAGGGAGATGACAGAGGGGAAACACACGGACGTTCCTGTCCGGCTGGAAGGCATCCCCCGAAATGTGGAGGCTCAAGTCAGGCCTGCACGGGTGGATGTGGTGTTGGAGGAAAAGCTGCAAAAAGAAATGCCGGTGGAAGTGGAAGTAATCGGAAAGCCGGAGGCGGATTATCAGCTGGGAGAGCCGGTTTCTACTCCCAACCGGGTATTAGTGCGGGGGACGGAAGCCCAGCTGAACCGAGTAAAGGCGGTGAAGGCGGTCGTTAACGTCGCAGGGGCCAAAGATACGATCAAAGAGACGGTCTCGATACAAGTTTACGGGGAAAAGGGCTGGATGGATGGAGTGGAAGTTACCCCTGAGGTAGTGGATGTCAATGTGCCGATCGCCAGCCCCAATGCGGTCGTTCCGCTCAAAATGGACATTGCCGAATACCCTCCTAAGGGCTATGCCATTAATGAGATCAAAACCAATATCGATAAAGTGACCGTATACGGCTCCAAACGATATGTGTCCGCCTTGGAAGTATATACAGGTCCCGAACTGGATCTGTCGGAGGCCAAGAGCGACCGTACCTTTGAGTTGCCGATTCCCGTAACGGGTGGAGCGGCCAAAGTGGATCCGGAACGGGTGAAGATCGAAGTGGATATTGTAAAAGAGAGCAAGAAGCGTTTCTCTGACGTCCCCATTGCGATCAAAGGGCTGAAACAAGGTTTAGAGGCCTCCTTCCAGGAGGATGAGACGGTGGATCTGACGCTGCTAGGGGCATCTGATCGGTTGGATCAGGTGGATCAGGAGGATCTAGAAGCGTTTATCGATGTGTCCAATCTGTCCGCCGGCGAACACGAGGTGCCGTTGCAATTGAATCGGCCGGCGTATCTGCGCTGGGATGAAGAAGGACAGATGATAACCGTTCGGATTACGAGATAG
- the cdaA gene encoding diadenylate cyclase CdaA: MHILDGITQYVSDIVDILIVSYIIYKLLMLLRGTRAVQLLKGISVVIAVWMVSSFFQLSTLQWLMENLFSLGIIVIIIIFQPELRRALEQLGRGRLFGRSSQMDEQVVTSIVGDIVKAVSHLSKRRIGALIVVERQTGLSDYIETGIQLNAKLGSELMTNIFLPNTPLHDGAVIVRNTQIMAAGCYLPLSENPFISKELGTRHRAGMGMSEVSDAISIIVSEETGQISLAIQGKLERRLTEEELISRLYKELKPPEKNGSTFWNRKGEGEKDG; the protein is encoded by the coding sequence ATGCATATACTTGATGGAATCACGCAGTATGTTAGTGATATCGTCGACATTTTGATTGTCAGCTATATAATCTATAAACTGCTGATGCTGCTCCGGGGAACGCGGGCGGTACAACTGCTAAAAGGGATTTCCGTGGTGATCGCCGTCTGGATGGTCAGCAGTTTTTTTCAATTATCCACCTTGCAGTGGTTGATGGAAAACCTGTTTTCACTTGGAATCATCGTGATTATCATTATCTTTCAACCTGAGCTCAGAAGGGCGTTGGAGCAGCTGGGACGGGGACGCTTGTTCGGCCGGAGCAGCCAGATGGATGAACAAGTGGTCACCAGTATTGTCGGTGACATCGTCAAAGCGGTTTCCCACCTGTCCAAGCGCCGGATCGGGGCTTTAATTGTCGTGGAAAGACAGACGGGACTGTCAGACTACATCGAGACAGGGATCCAACTGAACGCGAAGCTGGGATCCGAGTTGATGACAAATATATTCCTTCCCAACACCCCCCTTCACGATGGGGCGGTTATCGTCCGCAACACGCAAATTATGGCTGCGGGCTGTTATCTGCCCTTATCGGAAAACCCCTTTATCAGCAAAGAGCTGGGAACCCGCCATCGAGCCGGGATGGGGATGAGTGAAGTATCGGATGCCATCTCGATTATCGTTTCAGAAGAAACGGGCCAGATCTCGCTGGCGATTCAAGGTAAGCTGGAACGTCGTCTGACAGAAGAAGAACTGATTTCTCGGCTTTATAAAGAGTTGAAGCCGCCGGAGAAAAACGGCTCCACCTTCTGGAACCGAAAAGGGGAGGGGGAGAAGGATGGATAA
- a CDS encoding sigma-70 family RNA polymerase sigma factor: MIEKRSEASLIRLAQAGNQAAFIELIQPYHRSIYSLAYRKLRHPQEAEDITQETILRVYSHLNRFRNGHRFSSWIYRIARNLCIDRLRKKQADIHLDSSWGIGSERDWYQRLPVGGPSPEECLLAEEEKNELRRALKRLPANYRSVMHLRYMKQLPLADIGKILRLPVNTVKTRVHRGREALRNQLASSMQA; the protein is encoded by the coding sequence ATGATTGAAAAACGGAGCGAAGCGTCGTTAATCCGATTAGCACAAGCAGGAAACCAAGCCGCTTTTATCGAGTTGATCCAGCCCTACCACCGTTCCATTTATTCGTTGGCTTACCGGAAGCTCCGCCATCCCCAGGAAGCGGAAGATATCACCCAGGAGACCATCTTGCGCGTTTATTCTCATTTAAACCGCTTTCGAAATGGACACAGATTTTCGTCCTGGATTTACCGAATCGCCCGCAACTTGTGCATTGACCGCCTGCGAAAGAAACAAGCGGATATTCATTTGGACTCTTCCTGGGGCATCGGGTCTGAGCGGGATTGGTATCAACGGTTGCCTGTCGGCGGGCCTAGCCCCGAGGAGTGCCTGTTGGCGGAGGAGGAAAAAAATGAGTTGCGGCGTGCACTGAAACGCCTTCCCGCCAATTACCGTTCGGTCATGCATCTGCGGTACATGAAACAACTCCCATTGGCCGACATTGGAAAAATATTGCGCCTTCCGGTCAACACGGTTAAAACACGGGTCCATCGTGGACGGGAAGCACTGCGTAATCAACTGGCCTCTTCCATGCAGGCTTAA
- the ppc gene encoding phosphoenolpyruvate carboxylase, with translation MSNPNPSLESEKEHPLRKDVRFLGHILGDVLVMQGGPNLLQQVEEIRELTKELRASGDPELLKRCKQVIRELPPSMRRDVIRAFAIYFQLVNIAEQNHRIRRHREYRRGEESSAQPFSIESAVRTLKEMELTADQVASMLDQLSLELIMTAHPTEAMRRTILDIHHRIADHVARLGDPLLTESVKKQIRDELLAEVITLWQSDELRHRKPTVLDEVRNGLYYMDETLFDVLPEVHRELEHALERHYPERNWHVPCFLRFGSWIGGDRDGNPWVTPEVTWQTLKMQRALVIEKYERSIRRMIGKLSHSTRQVNIPSQLIDSLKKDEQEVVLEDIGQGKWRNEHEPYRRKCTYILARLRHTCLNQQDRGAYDSVEPFLEDLKLIDRSLRTHQAHAIADGELAILIRQVELFGFHLLTLDVRQDSGEHEAALTEILSSLGIVSDYKGLSEEEKIKLLTDLLADPRPLTSSFMSFSDDTRECLELFHVISRAKREFGPESIRNYLISMTQGTSDLLEVVLFAKEVGLWQQTPEGPVSSLHVVPLLETIDDLHRAAEIMEAYYQHPCFVPDRKNGFDVQEIMLGYSDSNKDGGVLTANWELFRAQKELSRLSTRYGMAVRFFHGRGGALGRGGGPLNQSIMAQPPETLDGGVKITEQGEVLSSRYALKPIAYRSLEQATSALLTSAAGAFFGEAAEPEPRWLEWMESISTTARERYQQLVFQDERFIPFFHQATPLPEIGELNIGSRPSRRKNSQAFESLRAIPWVFSWTQSRYLFPAWFAAGTGLSRLLREKGGLEALQEMYQSWSFFRTLVDNLQMALAKADLVIAREYSTLAGEEGEALFRLIEEEYRQTRETVLAITKQSEILDYIPVIQESVRLRNPYVDPLSFIQVYLLGERRKDEDPQSRQDELEQVLLTINGIAAGLRNTG, from the coding sequence ATGAGCAACCCAAACCCTTCGCTGGAATCCGAAAAAGAGCATCCGTTGCGAAAAGATGTACGCTTCTTGGGACACATCCTGGGAGACGTGCTGGTGATGCAGGGAGGGCCGAACCTCCTGCAACAAGTCGAAGAAATCCGCGAACTGACGAAGGAACTTCGGGCATCCGGCGATCCTGAGCTGTTGAAGCGGTGCAAACAGGTGATTCGGGAGTTGCCGCCTTCCATGCGTCGGGACGTTATTCGCGCTTTTGCGATTTATTTTCAATTGGTTAATATCGCCGAGCAAAACCATCGAATCCGACGCCATCGCGAATATCGCCGGGGAGAAGAGTCATCGGCTCAGCCCTTTTCCATTGAAAGTGCGGTTCGTACATTGAAGGAGATGGAACTGACCGCGGATCAAGTCGCATCCATGTTGGACCAACTCTCTCTGGAATTGATTATGACGGCACATCCTACAGAAGCGATGCGTCGCACCATCCTGGATATCCATCACCGGATTGCCGATCACGTGGCCCGGTTGGGAGATCCCTTGTTGACCGAATCGGTGAAAAAACAGATTCGCGATGAGTTGCTGGCTGAAGTGATCACCTTATGGCAAAGCGACGAGTTGCGCCATCGCAAACCGACGGTGTTGGACGAGGTGCGAAACGGGCTGTATTACATGGATGAGACGTTGTTCGATGTTCTGCCTGAAGTACACCGGGAGCTGGAACACGCCTTGGAACGGCATTATCCGGAACGAAATTGGCATGTTCCCTGTTTCCTCCGCTTTGGTTCCTGGATCGGTGGGGACCGGGACGGAAACCCCTGGGTGACCCCTGAGGTAACATGGCAAACCCTAAAGATGCAGCGCGCATTGGTGATCGAAAAATATGAGCGTTCGATTCGCCGCATGATCGGGAAACTGAGTCATTCCACCCGCCAGGTGAATATCCCGAGTCAGTTGATCGATTCCTTGAAGAAGGACGAACAAGAAGTGGTGTTGGAGGATATCGGCCAAGGCAAGTGGCGCAACGAGCACGAACCTTATCGCCGCAAATGCACCTATATCCTTGCCCGCTTGCGGCACACCTGCCTCAATCAGCAAGATCGGGGCGCTTACGACAGCGTAGAGCCGTTTTTGGAGGATCTGAAGCTGATCGACCGAAGTTTGCGCACCCATCAGGCTCATGCCATCGCCGATGGAGAACTGGCGATTTTGATCCGCCAGGTGGAGTTGTTCGGTTTCCACTTGCTTACCCTGGATGTCCGGCAGGACAGTGGCGAACATGAAGCGGCCTTGACTGAGATCCTGTCTTCTTTGGGGATTGTATCCGACTACAAGGGATTGTCGGAAGAGGAGAAAATAAAGCTGCTGACAGATCTGTTGGCGGATCCGCGCCCGTTGACTTCCTCCTTTATGTCCTTCTCTGACGACACACGGGAATGTTTGGAGCTGTTCCATGTGATTTCCCGTGCCAAGCGGGAGTTCGGCCCCGAGTCGATCCGAAACTATCTCATTTCCATGACCCAGGGTACCAGTGACCTGTTGGAAGTGGTTCTGTTTGCAAAAGAAGTGGGGCTGTGGCAACAAACGCCGGAAGGACCGGTCTCTTCCCTCCATGTGGTCCCCCTGTTGGAAACCATCGACGATTTGCACCGGGCGGCGGAGATTATGGAGGCGTATTATCAACATCCCTGCTTTGTGCCGGATCGCAAAAACGGGTTTGATGTACAGGAAATTATGCTGGGTTATTCCGACAGCAACAAAGACGGAGGCGTCCTGACCGCCAACTGGGAGCTGTTCCGCGCACAAAAAGAACTTTCTCGCTTGTCCACCCGTTACGGCATGGCTGTTCGTTTCTTCCATGGCCGGGGCGGTGCACTGGGCCGGGGGGGCGGTCCCTTAAACCAAAGCATCATGGCTCAACCTCCCGAAACCTTGGACGGCGGTGTGAAGATCACCGAGCAGGGGGAAGTGTTGTCTTCCCGCTACGCCCTCAAGCCGATTGCTTATCGCAGTCTGGAGCAGGCGACATCTGCACTCCTCACCTCGGCTGCCGGTGCTTTCTTTGGAGAAGCAGCGGAGCCGGAGCCTCGCTGGTTGGAGTGGATGGAATCGATCTCCACCACGGCCAGGGAGCGTTACCAGCAGCTCGTATTCCAGGATGAACGCTTTATTCCCTTTTTCCATCAGGCAACACCGTTGCCGGAAATCGGCGAGCTGAATATCGGTTCCCGTCCCAGTCGTCGTAAAAACAGCCAAGCCTTTGAGAGCTTGCGGGCTATTCCGTGGGTGTTCTCCTGGACCCAAAGCCGTTATCTCTTTCCCGCCTGGTTTGCCGCGGGAACGGGATTGTCCCGGTTGCTCCGGGAAAAAGGGGGACTGGAGGCCCTTCAGGAAATGTATCAGTCCTGGAGCTTTTTCCGGACCTTGGTGGACAATCTGCAGATGGCCTTAGCCAAAGCGGATTTGGTCATTGCCCGGGAATACTCCACCTTGGCGGGAGAAGAGGGAGAGGCGCTCTTCCGTTTGATCGAAGAAGAGTACCGACAGACACGGGAAACGGTGTTGGCCATCACCAAACAATCGGAGATCCTGGATTATATTCCGGTCATCCAGGAATCGGTCCGTCTGCGCAACCCGTATGTGGATCCCCTCAGCTTTATCCAGGTTTATCTCCTGGGAGAAAGAAGGAAGGACGAGGATCCCCAGAGCAGACAGGATGAATTGGAACAGGTTCTGCTGACAATTAACGGGATTGCTGCCGGTCTACGCAATACAGGCTAA